Below is a genomic region from Miscanthus floridulus cultivar M001 chromosome 1, ASM1932011v1, whole genome shotgun sequence.
AGTAGTATTTTAGAACCCGCCTTAAAAGACATGTGAAGCCCTACCCATTAGCAGGCCTAGGTCGAAACCCGACGTAGCGCACACTGCGAATGCGGTTTGCAAGACACTCTTGCACCATGTCTTCACCATGGCCGTAAGAAGAGAGGGAAAGTCACTGGatttaaagaagaagaagagagaaattGAGTGTTGTAAGACATTGTTGGATAGCATTTCTCACGAAAAAAAAACTTCCGCACGAGGCCACGAGCCTTCCACAAGACCACATCCTGTATTCCCGCTATGGATATACTGGATAGCTAGCCATAGATAGCACTATTGTATTCAGATTTGTTTCGCCGGTTGCCTTATCTCAGCCGCTGCCGGCAGAGACAAGAATCCACGTACAGCTTTGTGCACGGTACGAAAGCGCTCTGCAGTAGGTTCGCCGGAGCACGTGTGCGGCCCATGTCATCTGCAGCCGCTTAGAGACAAGAGAAACGAGGAAAAGAAAAATGCGAGCCATACCACGCTTTGCTGCCGGCTACTCCCTGGAATTGATTGACTATTCGTTTTATTTAAATTTTTATATAaacattatttattttattataacTTATTTTACCATTAGAGATACTttaaaaataatttatttatattattattttttacatAAAAATTTAAATAAATCGAACGGTCAATGAAGATTAAAACTAAAAAACGACAGGAGTACGGCTGCTGTTCCGTAGCGTGCCATGCCGTGTCCCTCGGGGCTCGAGCTCTGGCCGCCCGCGTGCCTCTGTCTGCTGACCGCCGCGGCCCACGGGCCACGGCTGCTCGCACTGCGCGTACCCGCATGCCCTCTCCCTCGCCAGAGTCCAGTCAGTCACGGGCACGCGGCTCTGAGAAGTGGCGGGCTCGCCCACTCCGATCTGACGCAACGCGAGTACGTACGCGACCCAACAAAGCTGCCGCCCCAGGAAAGAGGACCGAAAGGGAggtcgccatcgccatcgccgtcgccatcgccatcgccatgGTCCCCGGCGTACGACGCCCGACGGCCGGCGCCAGTACTACCGGTGCGGCACTGCGTCCGTCCACCCGTGTTCACACGGCCAGACGCCCAGACGCCCACACCACACGGGTGGACGGTATTTATTACTGCCTCCGACACGGGTAGCGTACGACGGTGCGTCGGTACGAATGAATGAATACGCTGTCACTGCCGTGAAGCATTCCAGGCAGGAGACGGCCCGGGCCGGTGGGCTTTCAGCAGGGGACGCCAGTGCAAGTGTGCAACTGGCAAAGCGGCAATGTTGCAAGCGACTAGTGCAAAGTTGACGACCTGAAGACCCGCTGAAAGTTGAAAACGCATTGGATCTCGTCTTAGCTTTAGGGTATATTTGGTTGGATGGATATTATGAATAGAGATAATCATCCATGGACGGGTGGTGTTTGGTTTAATGGATTGGCTGGACATGGATATCCAATGCGGAGAATATTCCTGGATATACAATTATCACAAAAAAACCGGCGGATAAGCTTATCCATGTTTTCTAATATTTATCATTAGCAAACAAATAAAGGTTAATTAATAATTATAATCACAAGATTAGTTTTGATAAAGTGCTAATATGTTGATTAGCGCACATTTTGTGCGTCAATTAGGATAGTAGTagtgctaattaacatattttatttttaattattGATTATCGTGATAAAAATAGTGTTAGTGTATAATTAGTTGTTGTTACTCTAAGTAatatataattagttaattattcTCATCTCTatcatccatccaaccaaacggACTAATGGCTTGCCCTATCCATCTAACCAAATAAGCACCATGGATATCCATATCCTGAAATCTATGGGTGATCATATCTCGTCCACCCTTGTCTTCGAACAAAAGCCACCCTTAGCCATCCGACTTCTGAGGCGATGAAGGTTAGGATCGCATCAAGATTGAAAACAAGTCTGCATCATCGGCTCAAAATAATTACATGATGGTACTATGGGTCTGTCTAAAGCCTAAAATTTAATAATCAAAATACGAGTAAGCCATTTTTTAATAGTAAAGgtcctatatatatattatttgtgTTAGCTAGGAGAACAAGCTAATAATTAATTTATTAGCTGGGTGGTAGTTAAAGTATTAACTTAACTTAGTTGAGGATCCAAATTTTTCGCAACTAAGTTTTGTAGAGATCCAAACAGGTCCAATGTTTTAGCAGTTAACATTTTAGTAGCTACTAATTTGCTACTTAAGTTCACCAATATCTCACATTCAACTGGCCAAATTTTGGCAAACATTTTTGCCTAATTTGACAAGGCACACTTTGGCTTTGGTAATAAACCAAGCATAAGCAATTTCGGTGGCAGATCAATGGGCACAAAAGATACGACGGCTTTCCCCCGAACCCGCTGCTGCCGCAACGGTCGAATCTCGCTCCTCCGCCCCTGATGTGTTACGGCTACTTGGGGCCCACTCCACCGTAAGCCCAATTGACAGGCGGCCCACCCAGTCAAGAGCCTCGGGCCTACGACTACGAGCCAGCCGCCTTTCTTTCTCCGTTCCACACCGCACCCGAAAATCGCCGGCTACTTTCGGCGAACCACGCACGCACGTTACAGGTGTGTGTGAACCGTGGAGTGTGAACCGTCACGCGGCGAAGCAAAGCACGACGCCTTTCGCTCGCTTTCGTCCAAGGCCGTGTTCGTCCGCGTCGATGTAGACGAGCAGTTGCCCATGCAATCGTGGAACTCGCCGTCCGCTACGCAACAGCCGAACATGGGTTCGGCGAGAGGAATTGTTGTTTTCTAGCAGTAGCTCGCTTGCGGCCACGGGCAGCCAAGCCATGCCGTCATCTGGCTCGATGGCCACGGCAGGCaggcaccgccaccgccacctcccaCCATCATCGACGTCCAACAGCGGCAGCATCATCACGAGACATCATCTTGTTTTATCTAATCTAAAGCTATCGTTATCTAATCTAAAGCTATCGTTATCTATCTGAAAAGCTTCAAGAAATCATTCTCTGTGCCTTTAGAGATAGCTTGGGCAGAAACCCGGAGGCCGTGACGGAGGTGAACAAGTTAATCGCGGTCGCAGACATCAGTTTCTACCTGGTCCTCAGGCTCATGGGCCGGGTCGCAGGGGAAGTTAACAACTGCGACACGATCGATGTGCAACCGCTCTTGACCACTGAATACTTTCACGGATTGCGAGCAGCATCTTTGGCTCCTGGAACGGTCATGTGGTGGTGATGCCAAAAAAACAAAAGTTAAAAGCGGCCAGCCATGTGCAGTGCGGccactctcgctctctctcttccCCATCCGTCTCCTCCCTCGATCGCTACCGCTGTAGCATCGGTCCATCTGGTCCCTTTGTCCGGTTGCAATCATTCGAGACCCCGTTCTTGATTCTATAAATCCACTGTCCCGATCTACCTCAGTCTCACTTCCACTGCCAAGAATCGCCACTCCGTTACCTTCACTCGCTCACTCACAATGCAGCGCCATGGCGAGGTATGCATGATCTTTGCTGTGGCCGCCGCCGCTCTCTTGGCGGCGGCCCCGGGCGCGGCTGGTCGGGAGGATCGGCAGACCTACATCGTCCACATGTCCCATTCCGCCATGCCGAGTGATTTCGTGGAGCATGAGGAATGGTACGCCGCGTCGCTTCAGGCGGTGTCGGATGCCGCCACCGTGCTGTACACCTACAACACCCTCCTCCACGGCTACTCGGCGCGGCTGACGCGCGCGGAGGCCGCGGCGCTGGAGTCGCAGCCCGGCGTGCTCGTCGTCAACCCGGAGGTGCGGTACGAGCTGCACACCACCCGGACGTGGGAGTTCCTGGGTCTGGACGGCACGGACGCGCTGTTCCCGCAGTCGGGCACCGGGACCGACGTCATCGTCGGGGTGCTCGACACCGGCGTGTGGCCGGAGAGGCCGAGCTACGACGACACGGGCTTCGGCCCCGTGCCGGCGGCCTGGAAGGGCAAGTGCGAGGACGGCAACGACTTCAACTCCTCCGCGTGCAACAAGAAGCTCGTCGGCGCGAGGTTCTTCCTGACGGGCTACGAGGCGGCCAAGGGCCCCGTGGACACGTCCAAGGAATCCCGGTCGCCGAGGGACAACGACGGCCACGGGACGCATACGTCGAGCACCGCGGCGGGCGGCGCCGTCCAGGGCGCGGACCTGCTCGGCTACGCCGCCGGCACAGCCAAGGGCATGGCGCCCCGCGCTCGCGTCGCGACGTACAAGGTGTGCTGGGTCGGCGGGTGTTTCAGCTCCGACATCCTCAAGGCCATGGAGGTCGCGGTGACGGACGGCGTCGAcgtgctctccctctccctcggcgGCGGCACGGCGGAGTACTACCGTGACAGCGTCGCGGTGGGCGCTTTCAGCGCCATGGAGAAGGGGATCTTCGTGTCCTGCTCCGCTGGCAATGCCGGTCCGGGCGCCGCGACGCTGTCGAACGGGGCGCCGTGGATCACCACCGTGGGCGCTGGGACCATCGACCGCGACTTCCCCGCCTACGTCATGCTCGGCAACGGCAAGAACTACACGGGCGTGTCCCTCTACAGCGGCAAGCCTCTGCCTACCACGCCGGTGCCTTTCATCTACGCGGGGAACGCGTCCAACAGCAGCATGGGCCAGCTCTGCATGTCCGGCAGCCTGATCCCAGAGAAGGTGGCCGGCAAGATCGTGCTCTGCGACCGCGGCACCAACGCCAGGGTCCAGAAGGGCTTCGTCGTCAAAGACGCCGGCGGCGCTGGCATGGTTCTCGCCAACACCGCCGCCAACGGCGAGGAGCTCGTCGCTGACGCGCACATTCTCCCAGGCTCCGGCGTGGGTGAGAAAGCCGGCGACGCCATGAGGGACTACGCCATGTCGGATCCGAAGGCGACGGCCACCATTGTGTTCGCCGGCACGAAGGTTGGCATCAAGCCGTCTCCCGTCGTTGCGGCCTTCTCCTCCAGGGGCCCCAACACTGTGACGTCGAGCATCCTGAAGCCGGACATCATCGCGCCCGGCGTGAACATTCTGGCGGCGTGGTCTGGGTCCGTCGGCCCCTCGGGTCTCCCCGGCGACAGCCGCCGCGTGGGCTTCAACATCATCTCCGGCACGTCCATGTCATGCCCGCATGTGAGCGGGCTTGCGGCGCTGCTCCGCGCGGCGCACCCGGAGTGGAGCCCGGCAGCCATCCGGTCGGCGCTGATGACGACGGCGTACAACGAGTACCCCGGCGGCAACGGCATCCTGGACGTGGCCACTGGCCGGCCGGCCACGCCGCTGGACATGGGCGCCGGCCACGTCGACCCGGCGAAGGCCGTCGACCCGGGGCTGGTGTACGACATCACAGCGGCGGACTacgtcgacttcctctgcgccaacAACTACGAGCCGGCGCAGATCGCGGCGCTCACCAGGCAGCACCCGTCCGAGGGGTGCAGCGCCAACCGCACGTACACGGTGACCGCGCTCAACTACCCGTCCTTCTCCGTGGCGTTCCCGGCCGCGGGCGGCACGGTGAAGCACACCCGCACGGTGACCAACGTCGGGCAGCCTGGGACGTACAAGGTgaccgccagcgccgccgccgccggcagcacCCCGGTGACGGTGTCCGTGGAGCCGTCGACGCTGAGCTTCAGCAAGGCCGGCGAGAAGCAGAGCTACACGGTGAGCTTCACGGCGGGCGGGATGCCGTCGGGCACCAACGGGTTCGGCCGGCTTGTCTGGTCCAGCGACCACCACGTGGTCGCCAGCCCGATCGCGGCGACATGGACCTAATAGCTAGCGGGCGTAGCAATGGCATCCGACTGGGTTGCAGTCTTGCAGACTTTCAGTGTGTGTATGATCATGAAAATGAGCACTTCTTCTACGTGACCCGAATTTGAAGGAGAATAATCATGATTCATGAATGTCTCCGGCGTTTTGTTTTGTCATAAGTTTGTCAGTTTTGTCATAAGTTTGTCAACGTTTGGGTATTTGGGCCGTGCAGCGCATCCTGCAGAACATGCTGCTCTGCACCTAACCCACAGCAGCATGGTTCCTGTAGCAAGGGCAAGGCTCATGTTTTTATCCCCTCCAAGTTGAGGAATCTGAGAATAGTATACTACGCTCGCTGACACAGCCACGGCGATCAGTCTAAGGGCAGTGTAAGGGTACGCTTGGATCCATTAGCGTTAATTTAAATTAGTTAGTTAATAGCTAATAGCTGTTAAATTCTAGATAGCTAATTTTTAACAAAGATTGTTTATATCCACCTGCCAACAGGTGGTTGGACGATGAGTTGAAAGTGAATATGAACTATTAGTAACTTCAAACCTGCTAATGAAATTAATTGTTAGCAGTACTTTGGCTAATTATTAGCGGGTCTATTTAGGCCAACTAGTACTAATTTTAGCTGgtaatttttagtgctaatagaTCAAATAAGCCCTAAGAATCAAGCCGGTAAAGCACCGTTATTCCATTCAACCTAGTCGGTTGCGCTTACTGCGGTGTTCCCTCTATcttaaaataaatcaacttttaaaGTTGTCATAAGTCAAATTTTTGTCTATcttaaaat
It encodes:
- the LOC136469720 gene encoding subtilisin-like protease SBT1.7, whose product is MQRHGEVCMIFAVAAAALLAAAPGAAGREDRQTYIVHMSHSAMPSDFVEHEEWYAASLQAVSDAATVLYTYNTLLHGYSARLTRAEAAALESQPGVLVVNPEVRYELHTTRTWEFLGLDGTDALFPQSGTGTDVIVGVLDTGVWPERPSYDDTGFGPVPAAWKGKCEDGNDFNSSACNKKLVGARFFLTGYEAAKGPVDTSKESRSPRDNDGHGTHTSSTAAGGAVQGADLLGYAAGTAKGMAPRARVATYKVCWVGGCFSSDILKAMEVAVTDGVDVLSLSLGGGTAEYYRDSVAVGAFSAMEKGIFVSCSAGNAGPGAATLSNGAPWITTVGAGTIDRDFPAYVMLGNGKNYTGVSLYSGKPLPTTPVPFIYAGNASNSSMGQLCMSGSLIPEKVAGKIVLCDRGTNARVQKGFVVKDAGGAGMVLANTAANGEELVADAHILPGSGVGEKAGDAMRDYAMSDPKATATIVFAGTKVGIKPSPVVAAFSSRGPNTVTSSILKPDIIAPGVNILAAWSGSVGPSGLPGDSRRVGFNIISGTSMSCPHVSGLAALLRAAHPEWSPAAIRSALMTTAYNEYPGGNGILDVATGRPATPLDMGAGHVDPAKAVDPGLVYDITAADYVDFLCANNYEPAQIAALTRQHPSEGCSANRTYTVTALNYPSFSVAFPAAGGTVKHTRTVTNVGQPGTYKVTASAAAAGSTPVTVSVEPSTLSFSKAGEKQSYTVSFTAGGMPSGTNGFGRLVWSSDHHVVASPIAATWT